The following proteins are encoded in a genomic region of Eulemur rufifrons isolate Redbay chromosome 18, OSU_ERuf_1, whole genome shotgun sequence:
- the NHLRC1 gene encoding E3 ubiquitin-protein ligase NHLRC1 — MGAEASGSGPELRELVREAETSLLECKVCFERFGHRQQRRPRNLPCGHVVCLACVAALAHPRTLALECPFCRRACRGCDTSDCLPVLHLLELLGSAIRPSPAAPRTAPCAPGALTCHHAFGGWGTLVNPTGLALCPKTGRVVVVHDGKRRVKIFDSGGGCAHQFGEKGDAAQDIRYPLDVTVTNDCHVVVTDAGDRSIKVFDFFGQIKLVIAGEFSLPWAVETTPQNGVVVTDAAAGSLHLLEVDFAEGVLRRTERLQTHLCNPRGVAVSWLTGAIAVLEHPLALGTGACSTTVKVFSSSMQLIGQVDTFGLSLFFPSKITASAVTFDHQGNVIIADTSGPAILCLGKPEEFPVLKPMVTHGLSHPVALTFTKENSLLVLDTASHSIKVYKADWG, encoded by the coding sequence ATGGGTGCTGAGGCCTCGGGGAGCGGGCCGGAGCTGCGGGAGCTGGTGCGCGAGGCCGAGACCAGCCTGCTCGAGTGCAAGGTTTGCTTTGAAAGGTTCGGCCACCGCCAGCAGCGGCGGCCGCGCAACCTGCCCTGTGGCCACGTGGTCTGCCTGGCCTGCGTGGCCGCCCTGGCGCACCCGCGGACGCTGGCCCTCGAGTGCCCCTTCTGCCGGCGAGCCTGCCGGGGCTGCGACACCAGCGACTGCCTGCCGGTGCTGCACCTCCTGGAGCTCCTGGGTTCCGCGATTCGCCCGTCTCCGGCCGCCCCCCGCACCGCCCCCTGCGCACCCGGCGCTCTCACCTGCCACCACGCCTTCGGCGGCTGGGGGACCCTAGTCAACCCCACCGGGCTGGCGCTTTGTCCCAAGACAGGGCGGGTCGTGGTGGTGCACGACGGCAAGAGGCGGGTCAAGATCTTTGACTCCGGGGGAGGATGTGCGCATCAGTTTGGAGAGAAGGGGGACGCTGCCCAAGACATTAGGTACCCACTGGATGTCACCGTCACCAACGACTGCCATGTGGTTGTCACTGACGCCGGCGATCGTTCCATCaaagtgtttgatttttttggcCAGATAAAGCTCGTCATTGCAGGCGAATTCTCCTTACCTTGGGCTGTAGAGACCACCCCTCAGAATGGGGTCGTGGTGACTGATGCGGCGGCAGGGTCCCTGCATCTCCTGGAAGTCGACTTCGCGGAAGGGGTTCTGCGGAGAACGGAACGGTTGCAAACTCATCTGTGCAATCCCCGAGGGGTGGCCGTGTCTTGGCTCACCGGGGCCATTGCAGTCCTAGAGCaccccctggccctggggactGGGGCCTGCAGCACCACGGTGAAGGTGTTTAGCTCAAGTATGCAGCTCATCGGCCAGGTGGATACTTTTGGGCTGAGCCTCTTCTTTCCCTCCAAAATAACTGCCTCTGCCGTGACCTTTGATCACCAGGGGAATGTGATTATTGCAGATACCTCTGGTCCAGCTATCCTTTGCTTGGGAAAACCTGAGGAGTTTCCAGTACTGAAGCCTATGGTCACTCATGGTCTTTCCCATCCTGTGGCACTGACCTTCACCAAGGAGAATTCTCTTCTTGTGCTGGACACAGCGTCCCATTCTATAAAAGTCTATAAGGCTGACTGGGGGTGA